One window of Salmo salar chromosome ssa11, Ssal_v3.1, whole genome shotgun sequence genomic DNA carries:
- the LOC100195966 gene encoding Adenylate kinase: MADKIKDAKIIFVVGGPGSGKGTQCEKVVAKYGYTHLSSGDLLRAEVASGSERGKTLQAIMQKGELVPLDTVLDMIKDAMIAKADVSKGFLIDGYPREVKQGEEFEKKIGAPCLLLYIDAKGETMVKRLMKRGETSGRADDNEETIKKRLDLYYKATEPVIAFYSSRGIVRKIDSELPVDEVFGHVAKAIDDLK; the protein is encoded by the exons ACAAAATCAAGGACGCCAAGATCATCTTCGTTGTAG GTGGGCCTGGCTCTGGTAAGGGCACCCAGTGTGAGAAGGTGGTGGCCAAGTATGGCTACACCCACCTGTCTTCTGGGGACCTGCTGCGTGCTGAGGTAGCATCCGGCTCCGAGAGGGGCAAGACCCTCCAGGCCATCATGCAGAAGGGAGAGCTCGTACCCCTG GACACAGTCTTGGACATGATCAAGGACGCCATGATTGCTAAGGCCGACGTGTCCAAGGGCTTCCTCATCGACGGCTATCCCCGTGAGGTCAAGCAAGGCGAGGAGTTCGAGAAGAAA ATCGGAGCCCCCTGCCTGCTGCTGTACATTGACGCCAAGGGTGAGACCATGGTCAAGAGGCTGATGAAGCGCGGTGAGACCAGCGGTCGCGCTGACGACAACGAGGAGACCATCAAAAAGCGCTTAGACCTGTACTACAAAGCCACTGAGCCAGTCATCGCCTTCTACTCCAGCCGCGGCATTGTCAGGAAG ATTGACTCTGAGCTGCCCGTGGATGAAGTCTTTGGACACGTTGCCAAAGCTATCGATGACCTGAAGTAA